The DNA region ATATAGCCTAGTCAAGCAAAAAAATTTCCACATAAACCTCCGGCGAATTGATTAAAGAGAGGCTGTCAATATTCAATAACATTCCACAGCTTTTGAGGTTGACCTGTCCCAGTTCTCTTCTGATATTCTTTAATTTTAGGTCCTGCTGTTGTGCCAGAGCCAATCGCATTATGTGACAATATCACGTGGTCGAAAAAGTCAAACTGCAGTgaacaaaacaaatcatatatCAGTACGTTTTTGTTCTCATTAAGGATAGCATTAATCGCAATCTTTAAGACATAGTACAAAATAggatatttatatcaatatattctTTTAGATTCACACGAGGTACAAGAAGGATTGAAAGTTTTAAACATCACCggtaaaattcttttatttctcCCTCTTGCAAACAGCTTGATAATGTCCAATGTTTGCGAATATACAGAAATCAAATCTTATATATCTAATGTTCTCTTGAGGTTTACAGAGTGCAGCTTAGCCGTACTGTTGTTAATCTCAGTAATTTTTCACTTTCCAAACAAACCCCTACATCCACCCAGTGTGACGGCGAACACACAGAGACTGGGGCTGAGGGAGGGAGCGAGAACAGCAGTCAGGTAAGGATTTCTGTCACCGACTTCAAATGATGGAAAATCGCAACATTTATAAATTCTTaagataaatcaaaataatttgtacCCTTTAGGGAATGGAGATTTTGGCATTTGGCACTGTGTTGTGCCATTTCCACTTCAGTATACGCATCATGGCTAACGACTGCGGAAGTTGTGCTACATCCATTTGGCATATCACAAGTAGGTACAGGATACTTGTCTAGCTATCCTAAGGTAAATCAGTAAACTCTCCACTGGCACTTTTTGAATCAGGTAAAAGTATTACATTCAGTATTTTAGTCTGTCTTAGAAGTATCATAACAGAGAATCTATGCACATATATCGCCGGTGTTTCCTTTGAAGAAAGAAGCTGGGTGGATGTCTTTTTCGGGTGCTATTGGTGGGACACTATTTGGAATGGTTCTATCAAGGTTCAACGTTTTTACATTCCAAACTTATATGATTGGTCATATCATTTCTTATTTGTTtccaatttacaaaaaaaaataaaaaataaaacagaatgttTTAAACTCAGACAACTGCTTATACGGTATTTGCTGATTAACAAATGAAATCCAGACCATTACTTATACAGTGTGGTTATTTTATCCATAGGTTGTCGGACATCTTTCATCGCAAGATGAAAGTGATTATGATGGCCATGTTCAGCATTGCTACTGTGTTTTACcttcttttcattttgatgttGATTGAAGTAGTACCAAATGAACATTGTAAGTATATACCGAAATTTCCAGTAAACCATGCAAAATTTTATCGCACGCGAATTAAAGTTGGTTAACCTTTTTGAGTTCTATGGAACCACATTTAATGTCGTTGATGTTTCCTCAGGGTTGTTCTATTTTGCGTACATTGCTGCCTGTGTTATGACCAGTGGGGCCCAGCCACTCTACTACGAAATCGCGTGCGAGAACCTGTTTCCGGTCTCAGAGGCCGTTATATCCGGTTTCCTGGCTTTTCTCCTCAATGTCGGGAGCTCCTTATTTCTACTTGTGACTCTCATACCCGGCATAGGTAAACGCAAGCCTTTTTTATAATGTCCCGCCATTAAATGACTGGAGCATATACAATTAGCTTTTCGTCCATTAAAAGGACTCAACGTAATCGTTTCCCAaattagaatttgaaaaaatcGCTATTTTGAGACAATTTTTGTATTGACTAGGTGGGTATGTTTATTTCTATCGATCATGTGTGTTACTATCGATCAAGTATATTACTATCGATTAAGTGTCAGTATATAACGTAATATCAATCAACTTTATTACTACGTTTGCAAATTTCAAATTGATAGACATTTTTGAACTAATCAACTTTATCACTACGTTCGATAATTTCAAATTGATAGACATTTTTGAACCAGACTGTTGCCATTAAAcactgaaaaatttaattcaacaaCGATTTTCTGATTTCTGCactacatataaaaaaatattcaaatttgtttaccaGTATGTGTCTCAGTTTCATGCTGAATGGCATATAGTTTCTTTTTTATGTTGAAAATAATTCGAATTTCTCCCTTTCTTTTTCTGGGCGTTCAGCATAAATACAATTTGTACCTTTATGATTATAATCCTAGTTATGTGTAAAATTCCTGGTATGTATTTTCTTTTCTCATTCCAAAAAACAAACAGCACTGGTACAATAAGTTACcgcagatctagaaatcaagCCATTAGCATTGCAACAATAacataaacaataattttaaactGTTGTGTCAGATGTTATTTACAGATAAACACGGTCAACTTTTTGTCAGGTACCATGTGGCCAAACTGGGCGGtgtttgtgacgtcattacTGTCCGTTGTGGTGTTGTACTTATTCAAAGAGGAGTACAGGAGACTGGACATAGATTTACCAGTCAGCCAATCAGAAGACTCGGACCCTGAACATAATCGTTTCTGACAGTGCATTTAACTTTTTCTATCACCATCAACTACTTCGAAGTATTTAAAAGTTTCGAAAAGATGGTCGATAGATGTATTGCATTTTACcgtacttttttatttttgctcttaTATTATCAGgatgatattaaaataaaaatttgtatttgttgatttatttattttgggaTAGTTTGCTATCAAATTTTGTGAAGggtcattttatttacaatttatgaagaagttttcattttcattttatttacctAAACATTTCAATACTGAATACTGCTCACTAAAAACTTTGTAAGAAAACCTGACAGTGAGTGTACTAAGCacaattaactttttaaaaagtcacgGGATAATGGGCACTTCGGACGCAAAgcaaacaactacatgtaattccgGGATAATAACTAACTCGATAGATTTCAAAGGTAAGGAATGAGAAAGAATAACATGGTATTATTATCGAACTAGAGCTAGGAAATATATATGATCATATATAACGCATTTTGTCGAGTCAACTAAAATTGATAAGCTGAAAAAACACCCTTTTTACCATTGTCGACTCGGACCCTTCATCACAAGGACCGGTAAACTCGTATCTTCCTTCAGCGATCTGATCAAACAGCTCCTCTTGATCACTGCTGGGGCTACACATCATTACAAGTTAAAGTGAAAACtagttgatttgtttttttttttaattctatatatAGAAAGTGCACTAAGCAGTTTGTTCCACCCTTCGAAAGATACTAGTTGCAATGTGACCaacacataaataaataaattaaatgaaaataattatatctaTTTAACGCATTTAAAAGTTTCCATCATAGCAAAAACAGCGTAAAAAACACCATGTTCATACCTTTAAGAATGCCGTtgactcagggtttgagttgtCAAACTCGGATTGttttaaagttcaatgtcatgactaaaatttgttctaaacacaaaagcagttataaaatgaattattattgacataacattcgatatttgaCTATATTATGGAATCAGACTCAAGGACTTATAGCataacagaggaaattcggacttaATTTTGCAGGTTTTGTTTTCCGCTAAAAAAATTTTGGCGTactctaaaattaaaattaaagaatcatatgttaatcagtatgactttttatatattttctgtttcatggtattatttcatttaaacataAAGATATCGTATGGctcaaaatgcaaaaatattgaaaaatgctaaaaaaaaatgtcaaagctAGACAccttatctcaaaattttgatgatTTACCTCATATAAATCTTATACCAGGAGAATAAGGTCGttataagtagtttaatattttaaatgtttttgtattatcgtcatttcatttttgttaattaaaaaaaccaatgGGTAGATATTTGAAAACTtgtagaggaaattcggactgaggtatttttattaacaaatcaaatctaATAATTTAACTAGTGCCACTCCTATTCATAGGctgtattttgttatttaaagagtttaattatttgtaatattttcaaattaacaactaaCGCTAACCCTTAGAGAAATTATCACATGCATTGATGTACTAGTATGTCATAATCTCCTTATGGAGGAGATAACGTGTGAATGAACGAATGAAGGATAGCCTTGATTGCGCTTACTACACGTTAATCTATTTGATTGTTGAGGCTATTAACATATGCTTTTAAATTCTTTGTATGTTAAAGAAATCAAGTTTCAGGACATTAAATAATCCATGAATTTGGCATAATAATTCTTGCTGTAgatatctaaatttaaaaattcaatgcaGAAAAATGCATATTATATGACATACATACACTCAGATATGTCCGTTCAATATCACAAAGTTTTTATCCCTTACCATCTaagcattttgttttttattgttgCAGAATTGATGgactaaaaaaaatgaacttatgTTATCTAAAACATATCATATTAAGGCGTGCGTGTACTGGGATATCATTTATCTTAAACtgttatcatttatcaacaaaaaaaaccaagacGGGACAGTTGTGGAGTTTTTCGAGAGTGTTACCAGAAGACATGACTACCGAAAGTAGTCCAGAAACTGAGCTACAGGTGTACGGCGTCCGTTGGTACTTATTGTCTGTTGTCTCGCTCAATTGTTGTCTCCAGACTGCCGTGTGGGCGGAGTTTCCACCCATCGCTCAATCGGCTAAACTAGTCTATGATTGGTCAGATTCTGACATCAACATGTCTTTGAACTATGGAAATATTGGCACCATTGTTCTTTTGCCACCTATGATCTGGATTGTATTTACAAAAGGTAAAAGATATCAATAGAGTACGAGCGatgatgtttcatttaactgTAACTAATTATGTCTGCATAAACTGGATTTTTGTTTGTGGTTTAAGGCATGAGGACAGCCGTGATATTGTCCACCTTCTTGATGGCAGCGGGTACCGGACTAAAGGCCCTCCCAGTCGGCAATGATCTGAATTCATGGTAAAAGTAAAATTAGCTGGCAATCAGTTGGTATTTTGTCAAACATATTTTGTCTTTTGAAGAGAATTTGTTCTTAGATATCAATGTTTTTATTGGAATCCCCAAACCTTTTTCTGATGGACCCTCCTCTTTGTATATAATCTGGAAGAAGCTGAGAGTCAGTTTAATTCCTGTTGCAAGCAGCACATGGAGAAGGCAACTAAAACCTTAATTACAATGATTCAGTGGCCCAATAGAGCCGAAACTGTTCAGTTGCATGGTAAGTATCTATTCTTTAGAGAGGTAATAAGTCAAAGGATTAACGGTTTGTCCGGGAAGATAACAAGTACCGGGGCTAGAGGACCAAATAGTGCCGATCTGTCGCTGCCTCCTATAGATCTGTTTAAAGTATCAACAGTTTTTTCCCCCTGTATTGCTGATATTTCATTATGTTGGATTATTTCTCGATTTAGTTATTGCTGAAAAGTTTTTGCCATTCATTCAGATTTACAGCCGAAAACGTTTGCACTCACACACAAATTGCATTTTTTCGCAGCATCGTGGcgtttttttgtgtttgtttggtttggtgttttgtttttgttttgttgttgtttttttggggggaggggggggggggtgttatggGGATATCAAGGTTATATTGTATAACGTGGCGTTAAACATGAATGCTTTAGTATCAAATGGTATATCATATCTTTAGGACGAAATGAATAGATTAGAGGGTGCGTTGACAATAGATAAACAATCGACACATTTTGTTGAACGGTATGTTAATCCTGGGTACTATAAAGTACTTAGCAtatcatagttttttttacattttattaaaacatagaATTTAGCAACAACACTCCACTTATCAAAGCCACTCCCAAGGTAGATCATATGCTTACAAAAATGCGGTGCCCAGACTAAATGAAAACTAAACAGCAATCAAAAGTGAGAGGGTAATTGTTTGGCTCACCGACAGATTTTGGTAGTCATTGTGCATGTCAGAGAAATAAATCAAAGTGCTGAATGAATAATGCATCACAGTAAAAATGTGTCGGAACAGCAGTAATAGGTATATCAGCCTAGTCAAAGAAAATGATACtgaaaagttttgaaaacaagttgctgtcctttaaaaaaggactacaatacgtggaccatttgcatgtgtttcgaacgaaaacgtgaaagccttaagattattagagattccaccgactctagccctctgcttttaaccactaaatttgtacgttatattacatatacatgtatgtataaccCTGACTTttaatctcagaatttaaagggttcttACTTCTAAAATAAGTTTAATCTATCTATGAACAGTCTGGGCGGACTCCGAAAACGGAGTAAACGGAAGTGATTTCTCAAAAGTAAAAATACTCCGAAAAAGGAGTTCGGCGCATGCGCAGTTAGttaaaatatcacatttttacGTGAAAACAGGGCATTCAGGAAAATTGATTGTGCAAAGCGGATTATTCATATGCAGGTCTGAAAATACGTTTAAATGCTTTATAAGACATGTTTCAACAGAATGTATTTGGCAAAAGTATACGTTCGTTgggcaaatcaaattttatttactgTCAAAGTTGGTCAATTCTGTTTCCGATGACGGTGTCCATAAAAgtgaataaattaatgtttttccaTGATTTcactataattaaaaattatttatgtgcTAGGGTGTGAAATAAACTATAGCTGTGAGTTTTATATCCCGTTTGTAGTCAATACACCGTTCTTTTGATCAAGCGATGACTCGCCCAGTCGGCACTTCTTAAAACCTTGTATACATCGTAATTagtcgtatttttttttaaaaacatcacatttGTTGAAGGCTTTAATACTTACATGAGTGCAACATTTAAATTTCCATCTCCTTACTTCCAAGTTAATTTGAAGTCTGATTTTCCTGGTCGACCACGTGTGATCGAGTTTaaatttttgtatgtatttttcctgttgTTTACCGAAACATTTCCACATTTCTTTTgaggtaaaattttaaaattaaccaTATCTGAGTCGTTTCCATTTTTTTCACGCTCCTGAAGGattttaatctatatttcaatCACGTTTTTTACGGGAAAGGGAGGCAACTCTCCATTATTTACATTAGCTACAAAACGGAAGTTGAGAAAATCGCAATGCATGACGGTGCCAAATACTCCGTTTTCGGAGTTTACGCCGTTTTTGGAGTCCGCCCAGtgatgaatgaagtttgcatgtatagtatcaggcattcggtgaattctactatttgcgcacacattgcatattcgcactactttgttaactatgcagtgacagctttgtgtaaattaaaaatttcataatttgatgcagttttcttgaaatttaaacttttatacagtgacataattatacaatcatacttaaatgcgtaaaaaaatttaatcgggaagttctctagcctcgcctactataaaagtaaagttaagttacatgtgtattcggaaaacaacaaaacattgcaaattatgctatttgatgcatgttgtagtttcggcataacattaacttatttcataatactgatagtgcatatcacatgccaatcagttctttaaaaggaatactttgtttctgtactgtttaccgacaactttacaattacagcgcctttgaacttatgtgtgcatatagcacggaatcccgatcccgattagataaacgtgtgctatcctggttccctgagctacccattacgcacaggaaccaggctagctcatgcgcaggctgaattttcctcatagcatccggtttaacctcgcttatatattttctgcgtggacctcagggtccacgcaattacAAAGAGTAGTTGAAGTTCTGAAAAGAAAGGCAAGCTGGACATTCGTAATCCTATTCAAAGTTTGACAAGAGGGAACAGAATATACCACAGCAAAACTGTTTTAAGCTGTTTCTGTGCCATGCTATATAAAGAATTTCAGTCACAACAAGCTCGACGGATGCGTTCACAGGAGCAAGCTAGACAACCAAGTGAAATATCATGTGTACTAGTAGatagccaaaaaaaattaaaataaaaacaatctcAGAAGAATCAACCACATATAAATTGTTATGAATAAAGCTGGTAAATTAGATATCCTTATTAAAGAAGgatcttttgataaaaaagttAAGGTTTTTGTAGATGCAGGAGCAACAGTCACCCTTACGTCGATGAGCATAAGAGTTGATGtttgtgagagagagagagagagagagagagagagagagagagagagaactacATCGTCTTAAATCATAAATACCCCTCGATAACACAGATAGTTTTATCACCCCCGTCCTCTAAAAAGCGTGTAAACTTTGCAAATTATATTACAAATCATGGTGAAAAACAATCTGATTAATATCAAAGCATCGTGTAGCGTCATTAGAATAAAGGAGCGGatcgaggatctgattttatTAATCAGATTGGGCGAAATAACAACTACATCAAATGTGATTGTCATTCAGGACGATCACTATTAGCGCTGGTTTACCAAGAACTTAGACGGTCGGTGGGATGTTGCTATAAACTTTGCTCATCAGAACAAGCTGTCCAATATTGACTTCCTTTGTACTTATTCGCCATGAGAAGCTCACTATTATTCATTGACTGTAAAATTGGGATAGTGTTTTTTTCCCCAAGATCTGCTCTGTTGTGTGAAACTAACGCTGTTGCTGGACCAATACGTCT from Crassostrea angulata isolate pt1a10 chromosome 7, ASM2561291v2, whole genome shotgun sequence includes:
- the LOC128155723 gene encoding solute carrier family 49 member 4-like, which translates into the protein MTTGSTQVTELRVHGVRWYLLSVVSLHCCLQNAVWAAFPPIAQSAKLVYDWTDSDINMSLIYGNIGTIVLLLPMIWIVFAKGMRTALLLSTFLTAIGTALKALPVGNNLNSWLIPIGLFLNGCGGAVTSVGATVLSETWFPPSQRATATVFYLVSAAVGGALVFIVGPAVVPEPIALCDNITWSKKSNCSEQNKSYINSHEVQEGLKVLNITECSLAVLLLISVIFHFPNKPLHPPSVTANTQRLGLREGARTAVREWRFWHLALCCAISTSVYASWLTTAEVVLHPFGISQKEAGWMSFSGAIGGTLFGMVLSRLSDIFHRKMKVIMMAMFSIATVFYLLFILMLIEVVPNEHWLFYFAYIAACVMTSGAQPLYYEIACENLFPVSEAVISGFLAFLLNVGSSLFLLVTLIPGIGTMWPNWAVFVTSLLSVVVLYLFKEEYRRLDIDLPVSQSEDSDPEHNRF